One genomic segment of Brassica napus cultivar Da-Ae chromosome A3, Da-Ae, whole genome shotgun sequence includes these proteins:
- the LOC106443702 gene encoding 21 kDa protein-like → MAANNKLILVLLSLLPHIIFSSVAARKDYNTKAYVDSWCRTTLYQNLCVRSLSRYVRSRAMQNPQDLARFALKASLYRAKYTKAFLSKEVTNLETLRPKYYALVHDCLTQIRDSVDQLSLAIAELNRVNRRGGKRQLDLDWHINNLQTWTSTALTDAETCVSQFPGRRMSKLKATIKGKVKNVEETTSNALAFIEHYAAARYRARRP, encoded by the coding sequence ATGGCAGCTAACAACAAACTGATCCTCGTGTTACTCTCCCTACTTCCTCACATCATATTTTCCTCGGTAGCAGCAAGAAAAGACTACAACACGAAGGCCTACGTGGACTCTTGGTGCCGAACAACCTTATACCAAAACCTGTGCGTCCGGTCGCTGTCTCGTTACGTGCGTTCAAGGGCTATGCAAAATCCACAGGACCTGGCCCGATTCGCACTCAAAGCAAGTCTCTACCGAGCCAAGTACACAAAGGCGTTCTTGTCAAAAGAGGTAACAAACCTGGAGACGCTAAGGCCTAAATACTATGCATTGGTACACGACTGCTTGACCCAAATCAGAGACAGCGTTGACCAACTGAGCCTAGCAATAGCGGAGCTGAACAGAGTCAACAGGAGAGGCGGAAAGAGACAATTAGATCTGGACTGGCACATAAACAACCTGCAGACGTGGACAAGCACAGCTCTCACAGACGCCGAGACATGCGTGAGTCAGTTCCCGGGGCGGAGGATGAGCAAGTTGAAGGCAACAATTAAAGGGAAGGTGAAAAATGTGGAAGAAACCACAAGCAATGCCCTCGCCTTCATCGAGCACTACGCTGCTGCTAGGTACAGAGCCAGACGTCCATGA